The Paenibacillus dendritiformis region GGAGATCTGGAGCGTCGAATGGTACGAGCCGCAAGCGGCATGGGCGAAGCAGACCGAATCCGGGTATGATAACAATGACGGCATTCTGAGCAAGGCCTTTGCGCAATTGGGGATTGCCTTGTAAGCGGCCGCGTTAGCCTTCCGGACCCGGGCCGGGAGCGCAATAACCTTGCTGCAGACGCCGCAACAGGTACACACAGGGGATACGTGCAGTAATCGTACGCTTCAACTCTAATCTGACTGCGAAGGGTGATTACAGATGAACGAACAAATCCGATTGGCCAGCCTGATTGACCACACCTTGCTCAAGCCGGAAGCGGTGCGGAGCGATATTGAGAAATTGTGCGACGAGGCGCGGCAGCACGGCTTTTACAGCGTGTGTGTAAATGGGACCTGGGTTCCGCTCTGCCGCGAGCGGCTTGCCGGATCCGAAGTGCGCATCGCGGCCGTATGCGGGTTCCCGCTCGGAGCCGGCGCATCCTCCGCCAAGGCGTTCGAAGCGGCAAGAGCCGTGGAGGACGGGGCGTCGGAGATCGATATGGTGCTCCAGATCGGCCGCCTCCTAGACGGCGACGTGAAGGCGGTGGAAGCCGATATCGCCCAGGTGGTCCGCATGGTGGAAGGGAAGGCTATCGTCAAAGTCATCTTAGAGACGGGGATGCTGACGACCGGGCAAAAGATCGAGGCGTGCAAAGCCTCGGAAGCCGCAGGGGCGCATTTCGTCAAAACGTCGACCGGGTTCGGCCGCGGCGGTGCTACTATCGAGGATGTCCGGCTTATGCGCGCCAACGTAGCGCCGCATATCGGCGTGAAGGCTTCGGGCGGCGTAAGGGACACGGCGACCGCGCTCGCCATGATCGAGGCCGGCGCGACCCGAATCGGAACGAGCTCGGGAATCGCGATCGTTACCGGAGCCGGTCCCACAGCTTCAGATAGCACAGCGGGAGCGCCAGGACAGAGCTCGCAATATTGAATACCGTCTGGGCGCGGGCGATCTGGGCGGCCGGATCGTCGGTGAACCAGGCGGACAGCGCATGGAGCTGACCGATTAGCGGATAGAACAGGATCGCCCCGCCCACATTGAGCACGATATGGCTCCAAGCCACGAATTGGCCGTGGCGGCTTCCGCCGAGCGATGCGATGAGCGCGGTGAAGCAGGTGCCGACATTGGAGCCGATGACGATGGCGATGCCGATCTCGACCGGCAGGGCGCCGGTAGCGGACAAGCCCATCGCCATGACGATGATGGCCGCGCTGCTGTGAACGACGGCCGTAATGATCATGCCGGCCGCAAGCGCCCAGAGCAGACTGTCGTTGGACCGCTCGAGGAACCAGGTGAACATGCCGCGGTGCTGCAGCGGCCCCCCGATCTGCTTCATCCATTCGATGCCGAGCAGAATGAGGGCGAAGCCGGCGGCGGCCAGCGAGCCGAACTGCAGCGGATGCAGCAGGGAGGCGAGCCGCTTCGGCAGGGGCAGGCGGTATTCGCCGCCCAGAATCGCCGCGCTCCAGCAGGCGAGCGAGCCGATAAGCAGCGGCAGCGCGTAGCGGCTGATGTTGAGTCCGATCAGCTCCGTCGTCAGGCAGGTGCCGACATTCGTACCGAGAATGATGCCGAGCGAGCGCGAGAAGCTCATCAGCCCGGCGTTCACCAGCCCGATGGTGATGACCGTGATGGCGGTGCTGCTCTGAAGCAGCGCCGTCATGCCGGAGCTGAACAGCATGCCGTGCAGCGGCGTCCGCGTGGAACGGTGCAGGAAGCGGTTCAAATAAGGCCCTGCCCATGCGTGAAGGGCGAGCTCCATCGTTTTCATGCCAAAAAGAAACACAGCCATTCCGCCTAGCAGCGGATACCAGATTTCTGCAAACATATGCCGGACTCCTTCGTCATTCCACACAAAATGCGGGTTCTATCATTCGAGCTGGAACAGCTTGAGAGGGAATAAGTGAACAGCCTATACTGTCACTGTATGCTTGCGGATGGACAACAATGACAAGCCCGGCTGAAGCCGAGAGGGGACATGCAATTGAAGCAATCGACAACAGCAACAGTAATCTTGAGCCGGAATCGCAAAAAACGGACGGAGCACGGGCACCCATGGGTGTTCCATTCCGAAATCGAGCGCGTGGAGGGCAATCCGCAGCCGGGGGCGCTGGTCGACGTCATGAATGCCCAAGGCCAATATGTGGCAACCGGATACTATAACCCCGCTTCCAAAATCATGGTGCGCGTCATCGGCTATCAGCCTGCCGACGCGATGGATGCCGGCTTTTTCAAGGAGCGGCTGCGTCAGTGCCTGGAGCATCGCAACCGGTTCCTGCCGGGAGCGACGGCATACCGGCTCGTCTATGGCGAGGCCGATTTTCTGCCGGGGCTGATCGTCGATCGATTCGGCGATGTGCTCGTCGTGCAACTATTGACGCTCGGAATGGACCTGGCGCGCGATGCGATTGTGCAAGCCTTGGTAGAGGTTATGAATCCGCGCGGCATTTACGAACGAAGCGATGTGCCGATTCGGGAAAAGGAAGGCCTCGAACAGAGAACGGGCGTGCTGTACGGGGAATGCCCGCGCCATGTGCAGATTACAGAGAACGGACTGCAGCTTGAAATCGATATTGTCGAAGGGCAGAAGACAGGCTATTTCTTCGACCAGCGCGAGAACCGGGCAGCGATAGCGCCGCTGATGACCGGATGGGGCGCCCGCAGCGGGATTACGCTCACGGATATCGAGACGGAGGCAGGGATACGCACCGTGCCGGTCAACGCGAACGGCAAGGAAGTGACCTTTCCTTGGTGGGACGGAGCCACCGTGCTGGAATGCTTCTCCCACACGGGAAGCTTCACTTTGCATGCTTGCAAATATGGGGCCAAGAAGGTGACTTGTCTCGATATTTCTGAGCATGCGATCGAGAGCGCAAAGCGCAATGTGGAGCTGAACGGATTTGCGGATCGGGTGGAATTCGTGGTGGCGGACGCGTTTGCGTATTTGCGGGAGCAAGTGCAGGGGAGAGAGGAGCGCATCCAGCGCGGCGCAAGCCAAAAGACGGATACGTCGAAGCCGATGACCGCGGGCGGCGGCCGCACCTGGGATGTCGTCATTCTCGACCCGCCTGCGTTCGCCAAGACGAGACAGGCGGCGGACGGGGCGTACCGCGGCTACAAGGACATCAATCTGCACGGGATGAAGCTCGTTAATGAGGGCGG contains the following coding sequences:
- a CDS encoding class I SAM-dependent rRNA methyltransferase, with the protein product MQLKQSTTATVILSRNRKKRTEHGHPWVFHSEIERVEGNPQPGALVDVMNAQGQYVATGYYNPASKIMVRVIGYQPADAMDAGFFKERLRQCLEHRNRFLPGATAYRLVYGEADFLPGLIVDRFGDVLVVQLLTLGMDLARDAIVQALVEVMNPRGIYERSDVPIREKEGLEQRTGVLYGECPRHVQITENGLQLEIDIVEGQKTGYFFDQRENRAAIAPLMTGWGARSGITLTDIETEAGIRTVPVNANGKEVTFPWWDGATVLECFSHTGSFTLHACKYGAKKVTCLDISEHAIESAKRNVELNGFADRVEFVVADAFAYLREQVQGREERIQRGASQKTDTSKPMTAGGGRTWDVVILDPPAFAKTRQAADGAYRGYKDINLHGMKLVNEGGYLVTASCSYHMKPERFLQAIQDAAHDAGKVLRLIDWRTAGKDHPQVAGVEEGHYLKFGIFEVRSRR
- a CDS encoding Na/Pi cotransporter family protein, with the translated sequence MFAEIWYPLLGGMAVFLFGMKTMELALHAWAGPYLNRFLHRSTRTPLHGMLFSSGMTALLQSSTAITVITIGLVNAGLMSFSRSLGIILGTNVGTCLTTELIGLNISRYALPLLIGSLACWSAAILGGEYRLPLPKRLASLLHPLQFGSLAAAGFALILLGIEWMKQIGGPLQHRGMFTWFLERSNDSLLWALAAGMIITAVVHSSAAIIVMAMGLSATGALPVEIGIAIVIGSNVGTCFTALIASLGGSRHGQFVAWSHIVLNVGGAILFYPLIGQLHALSAWFTDDPAAQIARAQTVFNIASSVLALPLCYLKLWDRLR
- the deoC gene encoding deoxyribose-phosphate aldolase, whose product is MNEQIRLASLIDHTLLKPEAVRSDIEKLCDEARQHGFYSVCVNGTWVPLCRERLAGSEVRIAAVCGFPLGAGASSAKAFEAARAVEDGASEIDMVLQIGRLLDGDVKAVEADIAQVVRMVEGKAIVKVILETGMLTTGQKIEACKASEAAGAHFVKTSTGFGRGGATIEDVRLMRANVAPHIGVKASGGVRDTATALAMIEAGATRIGTSSGIAIVTGAGPTASDSTAGAPGQSSQY